TGCAGACCTCCCGCGCGAGCGCGCGCACAGCGAACCATACGCCGGACACACGGCCAAACACAGCCCGGTGATCAGGACGTAGCAAAGCTGACAGGCGGGTCAGGATCGGGCATGAGACGGGGATGGACCTCGTCTTCGGATATCTCGCCGGGCTGCTCACGCTGATCAATCCCTGCGTCGTGCCTGTGCTGCCCATCGTGCTTGCCTCGGCGCTGCAGGCTTCCCGAGCGGGGCCGCTGGCACTCGCGGCGGGCATGAGCCTTGCCTTCGTGGCGCTGGGTGTGGGCATTTCCGCCTTCGGCTACGCGTTGGGCATCGACGCGGAGACGATCGCCAATGCCGGCGCGGTCCTCATGATCCTTTTCGGCCTCGTCCTGCTTGTGCCCCGCTTCTCGGCGCGCTTCGCCACTGCAACGGGCGGCTTCGCGGGCTCCGCCGATGCCCAGCTCGACGGGATGGACGGGGGCTCCCTGCGCGGCCAGTTCCTCACCGGCGCGCTTCTCGGCGCGGTTTGGAGCCCTTGCGTGGGCCCGACGCTGGGCGGCGCCATCGCGCTGGCCTCCACCGGGCAGAGCCTCGGCTGGGCCACGGCGATCATGGCGAGCTTCGCGCTGGGCGTCTCCACCATCATCCTGGCGCTCGGCTACGGAGCGCAATCGGCGCTGCGCGGGCGCGCCGCGGCCATGCGCCGGATGGCGGCCTATGCCCGCCCGCTCATGGGGGTGATCCTCGTCGTCGTCGGCACGGGCATCCTCTTCAAGGTCCACCACATGATCGAAATCTGGGCGCTCGACACGCTGCCCGTCTGGCTACAGGACCTTTCGGTCCGCTTCTGAAGGAGATATCCATGCACCGCCGTACCTTCCTCCTCGCCGCCGCGGCTGCGCCGCTCGCCACCCGCGCCATGGGCGCCACGGGCTGGGTCGATTACATCCCCGGCCTCGTGCGCGACCGCCTCGCGGCGGGAGAGACCGTCTTTCTCGACGTGGCCGCGGATTGGTGCACTACCTGCCGCAGTCAGGAGCGGACGATCAATGCGCTCATGGGCGAGAACCCGGCCTATGCCGAGGCCGTCACCTTCGTGCGCCTCGACTGGGATGACCACAAGAACGCGCCGATCGTGCAGGACCTGCGCATTCCACGCCGCTCCACGCTTGTTGTGCTTAAAGGCGAGGATGAGCTCGGCCGCATCGTGGCCGGCACGCGGAAGGCTGACATCCAAGCGCTCATGGATACCGCGCTCACCGCCGCCAGCGCCTGAGCTTGCGCGGGTACGGGGGACGAGACACGCGCGGGTTTCGCGGCCCATCAGGCTTCTTTGTGCCTCGT
The genomic region above belongs to Pseudomonadota bacterium and contains:
- a CDS encoding cytochrome c biogenesis protein CcdA — translated: MDLVFGYLAGLLTLINPCVVPVLPIVLASALQASRAGPLALAAGMSLAFVALGVGISAFGYALGIDAETIANAGAVLMILFGLVLLVPRFSARFATATGGFAGSADAQLDGMDGGSLRGQFLTGALLGAVWSPCVGPTLGGAIALASTGQSLGWATAIMASFALGVSTIILALGYGAQSALRGRAAAMRRMAAYARPLMGVILVVVGTGILFKVHHMIEIWALDTLPVWLQDLSVRF
- a CDS encoding thioredoxin family protein; this translates as MHRRTFLLAAAAAPLATRAMGATGWVDYIPGLVRDRLAAGETVFLDVAADWCTTCRSQERTINALMGENPAYAEAVTFVRLDWDDHKNAPIVQDLRIPRRSTLVVLKGEDELGRIVAGTRKADIQALMDTALTAASA